The proteins below are encoded in one region of Pelagibacterium flavum:
- a CDS encoding SDR family oxidoreductase — protein MTNLFDLTGKTALVTGSSQGIGFALAEGLAQHGARVILNGRNPEKLQAAAQTLKAQGHEARIAPFDVTDPDAVQAAITKIEAEIGPIDILINNAGMQHRAPLEDFPHDKWDELMKTNLNSVFYVAQSVARFMLGRGHGRIINIASAMSELARASVAPYTAAKGAVRNLTRGMATDWAAKGLQVNAIAPGYFKTPLNKALIEDEQFTAWLEARTPAGRWGNLDELKGAAIFLASDAASFVNGHTLYVDGGLTISV, from the coding sequence ATGACAAACCTTTTCGATCTCACCGGAAAAACCGCCCTCGTCACCGGCTCCTCCCAGGGCATCGGCTTCGCCCTCGCCGAGGGTCTCGCCCAACACGGTGCCCGCGTAATCCTCAACGGCCGCAATCCTGAAAAGCTTCAGGCCGCCGCCCAGACCCTCAAGGCCCAGGGCCACGAGGCCCGGATCGCCCCCTTTGACGTCACCGACCCGGACGCCGTCCAGGCCGCCATCACCAAGATCGAGGCCGAAATCGGCCCGATCGACATCCTCATCAACAATGCCGGCATGCAGCACCGCGCTCCGCTCGAGGATTTCCCCCACGACAAATGGGACGAGCTGATGAAAACCAACCTCAATTCGGTTTTTTACGTCGCCCAGTCCGTCGCCCGGTTCATGCTCGGCCGCGGCCATGGCAGGATCATCAACATCGCCTCGGCGATGTCGGAACTGGCCCGTGCCTCGGTCGCCCCCTATACGGCCGCCAAAGGCGCCGTGCGCAATCTCACCCGCGGCATGGCAACCGATTGGGCCGCAAAGGGCCTGCAGGTCAACGCCATCGCGCCAGGCTATTTCAAGACCCCGCTCAACAAGGCCCTGATCGAAGACGAACAATTCACCGCCTGGCTCGAGGCCCGCACTCCGGCCGGCCGCTGGGGCAATCTCGACGAACTCAAGGGCGCCGCCATCTTCCTCGCCTCGGATGCGGCCAGCTTTGTCAACGGCCACACGCTCTATGTCGATGGCGGCCTCACCATTTCGGTCTAG
- a CDS encoding GFA family protein, whose translation MERFTGGCLCGDVSVTASGRPHRVGICHCLDCRKHHGALFYAAAIFPQNAVTIKGETRDYAGRFFCPRCGSSVFASTGDEIEVHLGVLDAPDQLVPTYESWTIRRESWLPPFPLARHYQRDRDTDSRQE comes from the coding sequence ATGGAGCGTTTTACCGGTGGTTGCCTGTGCGGTGACGTCTCGGTCACGGCATCGGGGCGCCCGCACAGGGTCGGCATCTGCCATTGTCTCGATTGCCGCAAGCATCACGGCGCGCTCTTTTATGCCGCCGCGATTTTCCCACAGAATGCCGTCACCATCAAAGGGGAAACCCGCGACTATGCGGGGCGGTTCTTCTGCCCCCGCTGCGGCTCGTCGGTCTTTGCCAGCACCGGCGACGAAATCGAAGTGCATCTGGGCGTCCTCGATGCCCCCGACCAGCTGGTGCCCACCTACGAAAGCTGGACGATCCGCCGCGAGTCCTGGCTGCCGCCATTCCCGCTCGCCCGACATTACCAACGCGACCGCGACACCGACAGCCGCCAGGAATAA
- a CDS encoding ABC transporter substrate-binding protein: MKISTPILALAMASAMAGSAYAIDVKIGVLNDRSGIYADLSGEGSVIAAQMAVEDFMAADKGINVEIISADHQNKPDVASNIARQWYDEEGVHAIFDVPTSSAALAVNEITREKDRIFINSGAGSADLTGSQCSPNTIHWTYDTWALANGTGSAMVETGADSWFFLTADYAFGHALETDTAAVVEAAGGEVLGTVRHPFPGQDFSSYLLQAQSSGAEVIGLANAGGDTINAIKQASEFGITQSGQSLAALLMFITDVHALGLETAQGLVLTESFYWDLNDGTREWSQRFAEQNDGDMPTMVHAGVYAGVLHYLKAIEETQSVEAGPVMEAMKAMPTSDPLFGEGEVRADGRKIHDMYLFRVKSPDQSEGPWDYYELGYTIPAENAFRPLDQGGCELVD, encoded by the coding sequence TTGAAAATCTCAACCCCAATCCTGGCTCTCGCCATGGCCAGTGCCATGGCCGGTTCGGCCTATGCGATCGACGTCAAGATCGGCGTCCTCAACGATCGCTCGGGCATCTACGCCGATCTTTCCGGCGAAGGCTCGGTGATCGCCGCCCAGATGGCCGTCGAGGACTTCATGGCTGCCGACAAGGGCATCAATGTCGAAATCATCTCGGCCGACCACCAGAACAAGCCCGACGTGGCATCCAATATCGCCCGCCAGTGGTATGATGAAGAGGGCGTCCACGCCATTTTCGACGTTCCCACCTCATCGGCCGCCCTCGCCGTCAATGAAATCACCCGCGAGAAAGACCGGATCTTCATCAATTCCGGCGCCGGCTCGGCGGACCTGACGGGCTCGCAATGCTCGCCCAACACGATCCACTGGACCTACGACACCTGGGCGCTCGCCAACGGCACCGGCTCGGCAATGGTGGAAACCGGCGCCGACAGCTGGTTCTTCCTCACCGCCGATTACGCCTTCGGCCACGCGCTTGAAACCGACACCGCCGCAGTCGTCGAAGCGGCCGGCGGCGAAGTGCTGGGCACGGTGCGCCACCCCTTCCCCGGCCAGGATTTCTCCTCCTACCTGCTTCAGGCTCAGTCCTCGGGGGCCGAGGTGATCGGTCTCGCCAATGCGGGCGGTGACACCATCAACGCCATCAAGCAGGCCTCCGAATTCGGCATCACCCAGTCCGGCCAGTCGCTGGCGGCGCTTCTGATGTTCATCACCGACGTGCACGCGCTCGGCCTCGAAACCGCCCAGGGCCTCGTTCTCACCGAAAGCTTTTACTGGGATCTCAACGACGGCACCCGCGAATGGTCGCAGCGTTTCGCCGAGCAGAACGATGGCGACATGCCCACAATGGTCCATGCCGGCGTCTATGCGGGCGTGCTGCACTATCTCAAGGCCATCGAGGAAACCCAGAGCGTAGAGGCCGGCCCCGTCATGGAAGCGATGAAGGCCATGCCGACATCCGATCCGCTGTTCGGCGAAGGTGAAGTCCGCGCCGACGGCCGCAAGATCCACGACATGTACCTGTTCCGGGTCAAATCGCCCGACCAGTCCGAAGGCCCGTGGGATTATTATGAACTCGGCTACACGATCCCGGCCGAAAACGCCTTCCGCCCGCTCGACCAGGGCGGCTGCGAGCTGGTGGATTAA
- a CDS encoding 3-hydroxybutyrate dehydrogenase — protein MGVAGKTVLITGATSGIGYAIARRFIEAGCQVVVHGLENDAAAREIMSTLSAQAVIAPHYEHADLADKAQSQDLANRVIERFGPIDILVNNAGIQRVAAIEEFPPDEWERVIAISLDSAFHTIRAAIPAMKANRWGRIINIASAHGLRASPYKSAYVATKHAVVGLTKTVALEAAEYGVTANAICPGYVWTPLVATQVADQARVHKMSESDVIRKVMLAPQPTRQFVQPEEIAELALYLSSDIARSITGAAISIDGGWTAK, from the coding sequence ATTGGCGTTGCGGGAAAAACCGTGCTGATTACCGGCGCGACCAGCGGAATCGGTTATGCCATCGCCCGGCGGTTTATCGAGGCGGGGTGTCAGGTCGTGGTTCACGGCCTCGAAAATGACGCCGCGGCCCGCGAGATCATGTCCACCCTGAGCGCACAGGCTGTCATCGCCCCTCATTACGAACATGCCGACCTTGCCGACAAGGCCCAGAGCCAGGACCTCGCCAACCGGGTGATCGAGCGGTTCGGCCCCATCGACATTCTGGTCAACAACGCCGGCATCCAGCGCGTCGCCGCCATCGAGGAGTTTCCGCCCGATGAGTGGGAGCGGGTCATCGCCATCAGCCTCGACAGCGCTTTCCATACGATCCGCGCCGCCATCCCGGCCATGAAGGCCAATCGCTGGGGCCGGATCATAAACATTGCTTCGGCGCACGGCCTGCGCGCCTCCCCCTATAAATCGGCCTATGTCGCGACCAAGCACGCCGTCGTCGGGCTGACCAAAACCGTCGCGCTCGAAGCGGCCGAATATGGCGTTACCGCGAACGCCATCTGTCCCGGTTATGTCTGGACCCCGCTGGTTGCCACCCAGGTCGCCGATCAGGCGCGCGTTCACAAGATGAGCGAGAGTGATGTGATACGCAAAGTCATGCTTGCGCCTCAGCCTACACGGCAATTCGTCCAGCCCGAGGAAATCGCCGAACTGGCGCTCTATCTCAGCTCGGACATCGCCCGCTCGATCACCGGCGCGGCAATTTCAATTGATGGAGGATGGACGGCCAAATGA
- a CDS encoding mandelate racemase/muconate lactonizing enzyme family protein has protein sequence MKITEVETLRLGRFGNVVWVLIRTDEGITGLGETFLGAAAVEAYIHETVAPRLVGRDPLQIEAINRDLIFYLGWSGAGVETRGNSAIDIALWDIFGKALGVPVSVALGGKSRDTIRTYNTCAGYSYIRDNRAQSVDNWGLDQSPAGPYEDLDAFLNRADELAHSLLDEGITAMKIWPFDIAAERTHGLDISAAELTTALEPFEKIRKAVGDRIDIMVEFHSLWRLPAAQRIARALKPYNTYWHEDPVRMDSLDTLKAYAPHTDTMICASETLAYPHAFHDYLATGVAGVAMLDLSWCGGISEARKIAALAEARQIPVAPHDCTGPVVFMASCQFSLHARNALIQESVRALYTGWYTEVVDALPHVENGQITLSDAPGLGIELLPELFTRPDAIHRRSNGNGEL, from the coding sequence ATGAAGATCACGGAAGTCGAAACCCTGCGCCTTGGCCGGTTCGGCAACGTCGTCTGGGTCTTGATCCGCACCGATGAAGGCATCACCGGGCTGGGCGAAACCTTCCTGGGCGCTGCCGCCGTCGAGGCCTATATCCATGAAACCGTCGCCCCCAGGCTCGTCGGTCGCGATCCGCTGCAGATCGAAGCGATCAACCGTGATCTGATCTTTTATCTCGGCTGGAGCGGCGCAGGGGTCGAAACCCGCGGCAATTCGGCCATCGACATCGCGCTCTGGGACATTTTCGGCAAGGCCCTCGGCGTCCCCGTCTCGGTCGCGCTTGGCGGCAAGTCCCGCGATACGATCCGCACCTACAACACCTGCGCGGGCTATTCCTATATCCGCGACAACCGCGCCCAGTCGGTCGACAACTGGGGCCTCGATCAATCCCCCGCCGGACCGTATGAAGACCTCGACGCGTTTTTGAACCGCGCCGACGAACTCGCCCATTCCCTTCTCGATGAAGGGATCACGGCCATGAAGATCTGGCCCTTCGACATCGCCGCCGAACGCACGCATGGCCTCGACATCTCCGCCGCCGAACTGACGACCGCCCTCGAACCCTTCGAGAAAATCCGCAAGGCCGTCGGCGACAGGATCGACATCATGGTCGAGTTCCATTCCCTCTGGCGCCTGCCGGCTGCCCAGCGCATCGCCCGCGCGCTCAAACCCTACAACACCTATTGGCACGAAGACCCCGTTCGCATGGATAGCCTTGATACCCTCAAGGCTTACGCGCCCCATACCGACACCATGATCTGCGCGTCCGAAACCCTCGCTTACCCCCACGCCTTCCATGACTATCTCGCGACCGGCGTTGCGGGCGTTGCCATGCTTGATCTCTCCTGGTGCGGCGGCATCTCGGAGGCCCGCAAGATCGCCGCCCTTGCCGAAGCCCGGCAAATCCCCGTCGCGCCGCACGATTGCACCGGCCCGGTGGTGTTCATGGCCTCCTGCCAGTTCTCGCTGCATGCCCGCAATGCCCTCATTCAGGAATCGGTGCGCGCGCTTTATACCGGCTGGTACACCGAAGTTGTCGATGCCCTGCCGCACGTAGAGAACGGCCAGATCACCCTCTCGGACGCCCCCGGGCTCGGCATCGAGCTGTTGCCCGAACTCTTCACCCGCCCCGATGCCATCCATCGGCGCTCCAATGGAAACGGAGAACTCTAG
- a CDS encoding sigma-54 interaction domain-containing protein yields the protein MAQRDPVGMTPPALVKEAMGAFNLLREYFEGAIMVDSQARITWLDGRYRRLLKMADDFEPLGLPVEDILPNSQLRKVVETGRPNLLDIMQIGDRQLVVCRIPLKDEDGSVQGAIGFVFYDNVDYLQPILKKVETLQKQLSRAQAALSRERQTKYSLSNFVGVSEVVTELKSQIRRFALRDGPALILGETGTGKELLAHAIHQASDRAEGPFVAVNMAAIPEALLESEFFGVSPGAYTGAEKKPRPGKFELAHGGTLFLDEIGDMPLSIQAKFLRVLQEGEIEALGSNALKKIDVRIIAATSQDLETLMEARTFRADLYYRIAVLTINVPPLRDRLGDIAIICERLLEDIPRSPDMRGWIIEPEAIALLSHYDWPGNVRELRNVLERAAAIAPDETLDEAVIARAMPRRKAGQSSSATTGADLAHARARAEREAILDALRRADGSRTRAAQLLGVSRSQFYEKLKRYDLSN from the coding sequence ATGGCCCAGCGTGATCCAGTCGGCATGACACCGCCCGCCCTCGTCAAGGAGGCAATGGGCGCCTTCAATCTTTTGCGCGAATATTTCGAGGGCGCCATCATGGTGGACAGCCAGGCCCGGATCACCTGGCTCGATGGCCGCTACCGCCGGCTTTTGAAAATGGCCGACGATTTCGAGCCCCTCGGTCTGCCCGTCGAAGACATCCTGCCCAATTCGCAATTGCGCAAGGTCGTTGAAACCGGCCGCCCCAACCTGCTCGACATCATGCAGATCGGCGACCGCCAGCTCGTCGTCTGCCGCATCCCCCTCAAGGATGAGGACGGGAGCGTGCAGGGTGCCATCGGCTTTGTGTTTTACGACAACGTCGATTACCTCCAACCGATTCTCAAGAAGGTCGAAACGCTGCAAAAGCAGCTCTCGCGCGCCCAGGCCGCCTTGAGCCGCGAGCGCCAGACCAAATATTCACTGTCCAATTTCGTGGGCGTCAGCGAGGTGGTGACCGAACTCAAATCCCAGATCCGCCGCTTTGCCCTGCGCGATGGCCCCGCCCTCATTCTGGGGGAAACCGGCACCGGCAAGGAGTTGCTGGCTCACGCCATCCATCAGGCATCGGACCGGGCCGAGGGCCCCTTCGTCGCCGTCAACATGGCCGCCATCCCCGAGGCCCTGCTCGAATCGGAATTTTTCGGCGTCTCGCCCGGCGCTTATACCGGCGCGGAAAAAAAGCCCCGGCCCGGAAAGTTCGAGCTTGCCCATGGCGGCACGCTGTTTCTCGACGAGATCGGCGACATGCCACTCTCCATCCAGGCCAAATTCCTGCGCGTGCTCCAGGAAGGCGAAATCGAGGCGCTCGGCTCCAACGCCCTCAAAAAGATCGACGTGCGCATCATTGCCGCCACCTCCCAGGATCTTGAAACGCTCATGGAAGCCAGGACCTTCCGGGCCGATCTCTATTACCGCATCGCGGTCCTGACCATAAACGTACCGCCGCTGCGTGACCGGCTCGGCGACATCGCCATAATCTGCGAGCGCCTGCTCGAAGACATCCCCCGGTCCCCCGATATGCGCGGCTGGATCATCGAGCCAGAAGCGATCGCCCTGCTCTCGCATTATGATTGGCCGGGCAATGTGCGCGAGCTGCGCAACGTGCTTGAGCGCGCGGCGGCCATCGCCCCCGATGAGACGCTGGACGAAGCCGTGATCGCAAGGGCCATGCCGCGCCGCAAGGCCGGACAATCCTCCAGCGCCACCACCGGTGCCGATCTTGCCCATGCCCGGGCCCGGGCCGAGCGCGAAGCCATTCTCGATGCCCTGCGCCGGGCCGATGGCAGCCGCACGCGGGCCGCCCAACTGCTCGGCGTTTCCCGCAGCCAGTTCTACGAAAAGCTCAAACGCTACGATCTGAGCAACTGA
- a CDS encoding ABC transporter ATP-binding protein gives MSSAQPLSASAPLLAVRDLEGWYGESHVLHGIEFDVAPGEVVTLLGRNGAGKTTTLKAIMGILAKRKGSVQFEGRELIGAPSRAIAKAGIALCPEERAIFSSLSVDENLMLPPVVKPGGMALDTIFEMFPNLKERLNSQGTKLSGGEQQMLAIARILRTGAKMLLLDEPTEGLAPVIVQQIGRTISRLKSEGYTIVLVEQNFHFAASVADRHYVVEQGRVIDMIPNAELGANTEKLHAYLGV, from the coding sequence ATGAGTAGCGCCCAACCGCTCAGCGCATCCGCACCGCTTCTGGCCGTCCGGGATCTTGAAGGCTGGTACGGGGAAAGCCACGTGCTGCACGGCATAGAGTTCGACGTGGCGCCCGGTGAGGTCGTAACGCTGCTTGGCCGCAACGGCGCCGGCAAGACCACAACGCTCAAGGCCATTATGGGCATCCTCGCCAAACGCAAGGGCTCGGTGCAGTTTGAGGGCCGCGAGCTGATCGGCGCCCCCTCGCGCGCCATCGCCAAGGCGGGCATCGCGCTCTGCCCCGAGGAACGGGCCATTTTCTCGTCCCTCTCGGTCGATGAAAACCTGATGCTGCCCCCGGTCGTCAAACCCGGCGGCATGGCGCTCGATACGATTTTCGAGATGTTCCCCAATCTCAAGGAACGCCTCAACAGCCAGGGCACCAAGCTTTCGGGCGGCGAGCAGCAGATGCTGGCCATTGCCCGCATCCTGCGCACCGGCGCCAAGATGCTGCTGCTCGATGAACCCACCGAAGGGCTTGCCCCGGTCATCGTCCAGCAGATCGGCCGCACCATCTCGCGGCTCAAATCGGAAGGTTACACGATCGTTCTGGTGGAGCAGAACTTTCACTTCGCCGCCTCGGTGGCAGACCGCCACTACGTCGTCGAGCAGGGCCGGGTGATCGACATGATCCCCAATGCCGAGCTCGGCGCCAACACCGAAAAACTGCACGCCTATCTGGGCGTGTGA
- a CDS encoding ABC transporter ATP-binding protein, with product MSGQDIILQAKGMTKQFAGFFAVKNVDLNVRRGSIHALIGPNGAGKTTCFNLLTKFLQPTAGSIIFDGADITTMQSSDIARMGMVRSFQISAVFPKLTVLENVRVALQRRRGDSFDFWRSQTVLNRFDEEARHRIDEVGLSGFAEVTADELSYGRKRALEIATTLALEPKMLLLDEPMAGMAQQDVERISALIKRISANRTTLMVEHNLSVVADLSDTITVLARGQVLAEGDYATVSSDERVIEAYIGVGHE from the coding sequence ATGAGCGGGCAGGACATAATCCTTCAGGCCAAAGGCATGACCAAGCAGTTTGCCGGCTTCTTTGCCGTCAAGAACGTCGACCTCAATGTCAGGCGCGGCTCGATTCACGCGCTGATCGGCCCCAATGGCGCGGGCAAGACCACCTGCTTTAATCTGCTGACCAAATTTCTCCAGCCCACCGCCGGCTCGATCATCTTCGATGGCGCCGATATCACCACCATGCAGTCCTCCGACATCGCGCGGATGGGCATGGTGCGCTCGTTTCAGATATCGGCGGTGTTTCCCAAGCTCACTGTCCTTGAAAATGTCCGCGTCGCCCTCCAGCGCCGGCGCGGCGACAGTTTCGATTTCTGGCGCAGCCAGACCGTGCTCAACCGTTTCGACGAGGAAGCCCGCCACCGGATCGATGAGGTGGGCTTGAGCGGCTTTGCCGAGGTGACTGCCGACGAGCTTTCCTATGGCCGCAAGCGGGCCCTCGAGATTGCCACGACCCTCGCTCTCGAACCCAAGATGCTCCTGCTGGACGAACCCATGGCCGGCATGGCCCAGCAGGATGTCGAGCGCATCTCCGCCCTGATCAAACGCATTTCCGCCAACCGCACCACGCTGATGGTCGAGCACAACCTGTCGGTCGTCGCCGACCTGTCCGACACCATAACGGTCCTCGCCCGTGGTCAGGTGCTCGCGGAGGGCGATTACGCGACCGTTTCCAGCGATGAGCGGGTCATTGAAGCCTATATCGGAGTTGGCCATGAGTAG
- a CDS encoding DMT family transporter, producing MSSVKATSAPISPARMGVLIMLLAMFLFSLNDAMGKWLVATYSVGQVLLLRSAVALVILLPFLWKSGLKPILSAERPMLQFARVVFSTAEVFCFYWAVYFLPLADVMTYWLAAPIYVAAMSPFLLKEKVGPIRWAAIGLGFVGVLVALTPSGEVNPLAILVSVVGTLAFALMVITGRTLRGTPDKTLVFFQITGALIAGLILTPFGWVTPTLPDFVLLGTLGVVAMLAHMCVNRAVKLADAAAVAPLQYTLLPWAIILGYLLFGDLPRPLTLIGAAIIITSSFIIYLREQRTKRAAPAAPSTSGTGETL from the coding sequence ATGAGCAGCGTCAAGGCGACTTCAGCGCCGATATCCCCCGCCCGCATGGGCGTGCTCATCATGCTGTTGGCCATGTTCCTGTTTTCGCTCAACGACGCCATGGGCAAATGGCTGGTCGCCACCTATTCGGTCGGCCAGGTCCTGTTGCTGCGCTCCGCCGTCGCCCTGGTCATCCTCTTGCCTTTCCTCTGGAAATCGGGCCTGAAACCGATCCTTTCGGCCGAGCGCCCGATGCTCCAGTTCGCCCGCGTGGTCTTTTCCACCGCCGAAGTGTTCTGCTTTTACTGGGCCGTCTATTTTCTGCCGCTGGCCGACGTCATGACCTATTGGCTGGCCGCCCCGATCTATGTCGCCGCCATGTCACCCTTCCTATTGAAGGAAAAGGTCGGCCCCATCCGCTGGGCCGCCATCGGCCTGGGCTTTGTCGGCGTCCTCGTTGCACTCACCCCCTCGGGCGAGGTCAATCCTCTCGCCATCCTCGTCTCGGTCGTCGGCACGCTGGCCTTTGCCTTGATGGTCATCACCGGTCGCACCCTGCGCGGCACGCCCGATAAAACGCTGGTCTTCTTCCAGATCACCGGTGCCCTCATCGCCGGTCTGATCCTCACCCCCTTCGGCTGGGTCACCCCCACACTCCCCGATTTCGTGTTGCTGGGCACGCTCGGCGTGGTCGCCATGCTGGCCCATATGTGCGTCAACCGTGCCGTAAAGCTGGCCGACGCCGCTGCCGTGGCACCCCTGCAATATACGCTCCTGCCCTGGGCGATCATTTTGGGCTACCTGCTCTTCGGCGATCTGCCGCGCCCCCTCACGCTGATCGGCGCCGCCATCATCATCACCTCGAGCTTCATCATCTACCTCCGCGAACAAAGAACCAAGCGCGCCGCTCCCGCCGCGCCGTCCACCAGCGGAACTGGAGAAACCCTATGA
- a CDS encoding IlvD/Edd family dehydratase, whose amino-acid sequence MKKLRSRAWFDNPDNPDMTALYLERYMNYGITREELQSGKPIIGIAQTGSDLSPCNRHHMVLAQRVREGIREAGGIAFEFPVHPIQETGKRPTAGLDRNLAYLGLVEVLYGYPLDGVVLTIGCDKTTPAMLMGAATVDIPAIALSVGPMLNGWFKGQRTGSGTIIWKAREMMAAGEIGYEEFIELVASSAPSVGYCNTMGTATTMNSLAEALGMQLPGSAAIPAPHKDRAAIAWRTGKRIVDMVHEDLKPSDILTRENFLNAIAVNSAIGGSTNAPVHINAIARHIGVDLSIRDWQTHGHHIPLLVNLQPAGEYLGEDFHRAGGVPAVVNELMKKGLIYENAPTANGQTIGENCRATPILDPDVIRPFETPLTEDAGFIVLSGNLFDNAIMKTSVISPEFRDRYLSNPDDPEAFEGKAVVFDGPEDYHHRIDDPSLQIDEFTLLFMRGAGPIGYPGAAEVVNMRPPSYLIKRGIHSLPCIGDGRQSGTSGSPSILNASPEAAAGGGLALIETGDRVRIDLNTGTANLLVSDEEIARRRAELDAKGGYPFPDHQTPWQEIQRSMVDQLGDGAVLKPAVTYQRIAQSKGLPRDNH is encoded by the coding sequence ATGAAAAAGCTGCGCTCCCGCGCCTGGTTCGACAACCCCGACAACCCCGACATGACCGCGCTCTATCTCGAGCGCTACATGAATTACGGCATCACCCGCGAAGAGCTCCAGTCCGGCAAACCCATCATCGGCATCGCCCAGACCGGCTCGGACCTCTCCCCCTGCAACCGCCACCACATGGTCCTCGCCCAGCGCGTGCGCGAAGGCATCCGCGAGGCCGGCGGCATCGCGTTCGAATTCCCCGTTCACCCCATCCAGGAAACCGGCAAGCGCCCCACCGCGGGCCTTGATCGCAACCTCGCCTATCTCGGCCTCGTCGAAGTGCTCTATGGCTACCCCCTCGATGGCGTCGTTCTCACCATCGGCTGCGACAAGACCACCCCCGCCATGCTCATGGGTGCCGCCACCGTCGATATCCCCGCCATCGCGCTCTCGGTCGGCCCCATGCTCAATGGCTGGTTCAAGGGCCAGCGCACCGGCTCGGGCACCATCATCTGGAAGGCCCGCGAAATGATGGCCGCCGGCGAAATCGGCTATGAGGAATTCATCGAACTCGTCGCCTCCTCGGCCCCATCGGTGGGCTATTGCAACACCATGGGCACCGCCACCACGATGAATTCGCTGGCCGAAGCGCTCGGCATGCAGCTGCCCGGTTCGGCCGCCATCCCCGCCCCCCACAAGGACCGCGCGGCGATCGCCTGGCGCACCGGCAAGCGCATCGTCGATATGGTCCACGAGGATCTCAAACCCTCCGACATCCTCACCCGCGAGAACTTTTTAAACGCCATCGCCGTCAACTCGGCCATCGGCGGCTCGACCAATGCGCCGGTCCACATCAATGCCATCGCCCGCCATATCGGCGTGGACCTCTCCATCAGGGATTGGCAGACCCACGGCCACCACATCCCCCTGCTGGTCAATCTCCAGCCGGCCGGCGAATATCTGGGCGAGGATTTCCACCGCGCCGGTGGTGTCCCCGCCGTCGTCAACGAGCTGATGAAAAAGGGGCTGATCTACGAGAACGCCCCCACCGCCAACGGCCAGACGATCGGCGAAAACTGCCGCGCAACGCCCATCCTCGATCCCGACGTCATCCGCCCGTTCGAGACGCCGCTGACCGAGGACGCGGGCTTTATCGTCCTTTCGGGTAATCTGTTCGACAACGCCATCATGAAGACCTCGGTCATCTCCCCCGAGTTCAGGGATCGCTATCTCTCGAACCCCGACGACCCCGAAGCCTTCGAGGGCAAGGCCGTCGTGTTCGACGGTCCCGAGGATTATCACCACCGGATCGATGATCCTTCGCTGCAAATCGACGAATTCACCCTGCTGTTCATGCGCGGCGCCGGCCCGATCGGCTATCCGGGCGCCGCTGAAGTCGTCAACATGCGCCCGCCCTCCTACCTCATCAAGCGCGGCATCCATTCGCTCCCCTGCATCGGCGATGGCCGCCAGTCGGGTACGTCCGGTTCCCCCTCGATCCTCAACGCCTCCCCCGAAGCCGCCGCCGGCGGCGGTCTGGCCCTGATCGAAACCGGAGACCGCGTCCGCATCGATCTCAACACCGGCACCGCCAACCTGCTGGTCAGCGATGAGGAAATCGCCCGCCGCCGCGCCGAACTCGACGCAAAGGGCGGCTACCCCTTCCCCGATCACCAGACCCCCTGGCAGGAAATCCAGCGCTCAATGGTGGACCAGCTCGGCGACGGCGCCGTCCTCAAACCCGCCGTCACATACCAGCGCATTGCCCAATCCAAAGGACTGCCGAGGGACAACCACTAG